Proteins from a single region of Chanodichthys erythropterus isolate Z2021 chromosome 13, ASM2448905v1, whole genome shotgun sequence:
- the cyb5d2 gene encoding neuferricin: MLKYLVALISVVLAVWTVPEWLTFPVYGNVVNVLESWLRQQVSEASTSPPGRMLTEDELSLYNGEENSKGLYLAILGQVFDVEKGRKHYGPGGGYHFFTGKDASRAFITGDFTESGLSSDVSDFSDSQIVALHDWQSFYQRDYTPVGKLIGRFYTETGQPTDALLHVEAFLSEGLKKKAQAQSEMQLYPACNSEWSEASGGRVWCSTMSGGIHRDWVGVPRMLFSPGSGHSRCVCIRPSDPVHLENRNLREYKDCPPQAESCQIVKD, encoded by the exons ATGCTGAAATATTTAGTAGCTCTCATATCAGTGGTCCTAGCCGTATGGACGGTGCCCGAGTGGCTCACATTCCCGGTCTATGGCAATGTTGTAAATGTCCTAGAGTCGTGGCTGCGGCAGCAGGTCAGTGAGGCGTCAACATCTCCACCAGGACGCATGCTGACCGAAGATGAGCTGTCTTTATACAACGGAGAAGAGAACAGTAAAGGGTTGTACCTGGCGATCTTAGGACAGGTGTTTGACGTCGAAAAGGGGAGGAAACATTACGGCCCTGGCGGCGGTTACCATTTCTTTACGG gAAAAGACGCGTCAAGGGCGTTTATTACAGGTGACTTCACAGAGTCTGGCTTGTCGAGCGATGTCTCGGATTTCTCTGACTCCCAGATTGTGGCACTTCATGACTGGCAGTCATTTTATCAGAGGGACTACACTCCAGTAG GTAAACTGATAGGCCGATTCTACACAGAAACCGGTCAGCCCACTGATGCTTTGCTACATGTTGAGGCTTTCTTGTCAGAGGGGTTGAAGAAAAAGGCTCAGGCTCAGAGTGAGATGCAGCTGTACCCAGCCTGTAACTCGGAGTGGAGCGAAGCCAGCGGGGGACGGGTATGGTGCTCCACAATGAG CGGTGGCATTCACAGAGACTGGGTTGGAGTACCCAGAATGCTTTTCTCCCCTGGGTCTGGTCATTCCCGATGTGTGTGTATCCGACCGTCCGATCCTGTTCACTTAGAGAACCGAAACCTCAGAGAGTACAAGGACTGTCCTCCTCAAGCAGAGTCCTGCCAAATCGTTAAAGACTGA
- the zzef1 gene encoding zinc finger ZZ-type and EF-hand domain-containing protein 1, translating to MGNAESGCGVGSGDEEDLETESPVFAEGSPASAATGNRAGNGGGGGGNSNGGGGGGGGGGGGAAVSGPGRSGRSAANPPAPIYGLPTPEALLEQVKLREAAARMSDSWVAISESVLARNESALVRWLEERLSRGEESVTLEQFCEMLESRDAPRDECEEAFGQFDAEGDGIVDVENMLMALKNSNGANLQGELSHVIRQLQACSLTPGFVDIFSKSKDRLKAHASKILKFLHRNRIPSSAIPFPVLEGYNSICTMRSSVVQDFLDYLLQKEKDLDIQYRAELNHDPDVDKVKVVTQCYSFIEASSNSADINKLTNGETVSFWQSDGSARSHWIRLKMKPDIVLRRLAIAVASNDHSYMPQLVSVAVGKSRRSLQEIRDVRIPSNVTGYVPLLENANINHPYIQINIKRCLSDGCDTRIHGLKTMGYQITKSKEVSVSDASAIWYLSLLTSLVTASMETNPVLAQTVLQSTQKALQHMPPLSLTPSSTEFPKFFSANILEEVDGFLLRIADCCVSPEAELTLLAFALARGSVAKVLISLSGICEHLDSEYRASSLLASMASVRLRLLYRNGKPLQLHLQACDVKSKEEKSGPENMLTEPNTGDGFLTENGKRKASVILSTENQSCFQVTQIKIKVRKGAIGAKCGLVFAYNDSEPFDADKHFKRFKKFDSWDYKDYKEFVQDSTRIPDTSEEEPIGWFEVEEDWNDVEIKLQQCRVSKFLMVKFLCARQDTAERLGVQQMSFSGYLCPDSERIEDVEDLSFQAEGSVSGLVTGLTLMKKTLYFIQQLTRDMDVSLSKQKSLLDFSDLSLLLFWDFYRKLKSIEGEEAVKTRVLLLQLLQNCFPMLPSLTESQPLDITASASASPSASTDVDPAEAVGELYSHLCQVVDGPEVETAVETALRKEAVKAILNGAAIFYPNKQSRRDKLFHMMQNITDENQPESVKLTFESLCSYFSDQDPKGLLMLPPKGAPSDFDISPILTVMDTLLIVATRECEVLMLDSRGGSIWRVLLSLFWALQGSLLSWCFLQLKAGTATSADLAREILLKYVEQFLSGTRDILSPLIKRFTGAEIMEKLSGSILAMATRQLTIFLLELCALDIPHCVLLKRFYPLADMLKKLSSDTEDIFSKGDMEGCQQTQQPVVLRTWQMESPHNYENSRHETTVFVCPGATSFEVEFDERCETEKRYDYLEFTDARGGKVRYDMKVGTEKWPKKVTFKAGPQLQFLFHSDSSNNEWGYKFTVTAYGLPDVTVSWTSDLQLLVSRLMGRLASRTMALKSPYGIRGVKELPAGLMNHVLSCPLWKPVFRHVLSGLPGEKELALSSPDTDQEEPAPCGDELVEFLKEFARWDPSQDSSDGRTELMRTLLLTCKKQPVRNEIAGGSKVDQAVNATWAAMVYHTPALHHSLRSFVAKNGQSALSEDIMQVYSLADGIRTWMLEMKQRYLMGKMNGVEEKDGGQNEVTMESLAEICISRSLFLFRFSPSGGISAPPEQEPSRPEDGACAAPLLRSVSTTEGDFQPSPSPSISQTPEGAEAAGAGQSERTLEQAFSASVDAGPSSSISSQGAMGSSESLQSQTGEPLSPLVFPRKAPFSRGRLRLLSLRSMEEPRTAPPVKERFPILKHILSFLKDIVINETSVLNTLALKKAQALSVCDVLELVQQCILTLGKPHLFQAPCILFLQELLACQKDFTNYFSQLAGSGQKMRELVRHFYHQLVLMLVEAVQGFSALNEKVLLPALSCVQTCLLHLLDMSWEAEDLSLFLDIKLPDLLLTMSQENISVHDIAISQWTEEDEIADYERNCEWMDECLDGMFEKWFDKISQASVEDKRKMHMFIARYCDLLNVEISCDGCERIAPWHRYRCLQCTDMDLCKTCFLSGAKPEGHEDDHEMVNMEYACDHCQGLIVGSRINCNVCEDFDLCFGCYNAKKYPDSHLPTHRITVYPMVTIRISDRHRLIQPYIHNYSWLLFAALALFTSELVSERAQDGEPLDDVTLGYASALQTRCSDIINECLLKGQTGKGLRASALLSLLSSNESATESELCPATAGSSQDISSTDTSSLPSSTTAICSPLLPRDRKPQKEEPDAEGDRRRRRKLVSQDTSDSSSASQTPSVSSEDTLSPGVRESSGETITSPISENLHAYKDQEEKTARGPLQEHVFAECSRERILGLLAAMLPATKPGSPVSLSSLSPILPLLFRVVISNAGCLNETYHLTLGLLGQLLLRIAPAEADAAVAEALTDKFELLALGDGAALDVPGWKTTQLLFSLGAVCLDSRIGLDWACSVADILRNLNVSSQWCAVVAAFTDHCIQQLPQQLKRTNLFTLLVLVGFPEVLCMGTQAVFIDNANEQHNMILLKHFTEKNRAAVVDVKTRKRRTVKDYQLVQAHESSCRNDVESHEGQAVSLTSAHLSRYLKNFTSIVSHLLQVGVESSAQDAVEATWVLSLALKGLYNTLKKHGVDQAQEAIQGSGLMQLLVRKCSKGTGFSKMWLLRDLEILSIMLYSSKREIHSMAEDADTETDGEKEREKEHDSDHSSCCADDADPNRPDPLEGLDEETKICFQITHDALNAPLHILRAMYELQMKRTDSFFLEVQKRFDGDAIKTDETIRTLAQKWQPSKRPRSEERSTKAVDTDIIIVPCVSKPTRCERATEETNVITQKLITNTESDLQLSYAKQRRTKSSALLHKELDARSNKAVRQYLFKVNEAIAILYARHVLATLLANWPSDTPIREEDLELSGASHMAYILDMLMQLEERPMWEKILQKVLRGCSQSMLGNLSLTACQFMEEPGMAVQVRESKHPYDNNTNFEDKVHIPGAIFLSVKFDSRCHTEEGCDELLMASSSDFLQDLHTFSGSHQKWTDFEIPGDTLYYRFISDMSNTEWGYKFTVTGGHRGRFQTGFEILKQMLADEQALTHLPLADIWEWQVGVACRQTGNQRLKAIHLLLRLLQCPSQWGCDLTLLRPLWQLFTTMESGLSQDPTSITVLLPLHRALTELFFIAEAKAMEQDVLQEYLLALTTNEQLVVRTAQALKNIAAISLAINYPNKSTKLLNLSP from the exons ATGGGGAACGCGGAGAGCGGCTGTGGCGTTGGGAGCGGCGATGAGGAGGACCTAGAAACGGAGAGTCCCGTGTTCGCCGAGGGCAGCCCGGCCTCTGCGGCCACAGGCAACAGGGCCGGTAACGGAGGTGGCGGCGGCGGCAATAGCAACGGCGGCGGCGGCGGTGGTGGTGGTGGAGGTGGAGGAGCGGCAGTCTCCGGTCCGGGGAGAAGCGGAAGAAGTGCGGCGAACCCGCCGGCACCGATCTACGGACTCCCCACCCCTGAAGCTCTACTGGAACAGGTGAAGCTGCGAGAGGCAGCGGCCCGTATGAGCGACTCATGGGTCGCCATTTCGGAGTCGGTGCTGGCTCGCAACGAGAGCGCTCTGGTTCGTTGGCTGGAGGAGCGGTTGAGCCGCGGAGAGGAGTCCGTCACCCTGGAGCAGTTCTGCGAGATGCTGGAGAGCAGAGACGCGCCCAGAGACGAGTGCGAGGAG GCCTTTGGTCAGTTTGATGCTGAGGGTGATGGAATTGTTGATGTGGAGAACATGCTCATGGCACTGAAGAACTCCAATGGAGCCAATCTTCAGGGAGAACTCAGTCATGTGATCAGGCAACTTCAGGCATGCTCTTTGACACCAG GATTTGTGGATATCTTCTCCAAGTCCAAGGACCGCCTCAAAGCGCATGCCTCCAAAATTCTCAAATTCTTGCACCGGAATCGCATTCCCAGTAGCGCCATTCCATTCCCTGTGCTGGAAGGCTACAACAGCATTTGCACCATGAGGTCATCTGTAGTGCAAGACTTCCTGGATTACCTGCTGCAGAAGGAGAAAG ATCTAGACATCCAGTACAGAGCAGAGCTCAATCATGACCCAGATGTGGATAAAGTCAAAGTGGTCACCCAGTGCTACAGCTTCATCGAGGCTTCGTCCAATAGTGCAGATATCAACAAGTTGACCAACGGTGAGACCGTGTCTTTCTGGCAGTCGGACGGCAGCGCTCGCTCACACTGGATAAG GTTAAAAATGAAGCCAGACATAGTTTTGAGACGGTTGGCCATTGCGGTTGCGTCTAATGACCACAGCTACATGCCGCAGCTGGTTTCTGTAGCTGTAGGGAAGAGCCGGCGTTCCCTGCAGGAGATCAGAGATGTGAGGATCCCCAGTAACGTCACGGGTTATGTACCGCTGCTAGAAAATGCCAACATCAACCATCCCT ATATTCAGATAAACATTAAGCGCTGCCTTAGCGATGGCTGTGACACACGTATTCACGGTCTGAAGACAATGGGCTACCAGATCACCAAGAGCAAAGAGGTTTCAGTATCTGATGCCTCGGCTATATGGTATCTGTCGCTCCTCACATCTCTGGTCACCGCTTCCATGGAAACCAACCCTGTGCTTGCGCAGACAGTCCTACAGAGCACACA GAAAGCCTTACAGCACATGCCACCCCTGTCCTTAACACCATCTTCAACGGAGTTTCCCAAATTCTTCTCTGCAAACATTCTGGAAGAGGTGGACGGCTTTTTACTGCGCATAGCAGA CTGCTGTGTGTCTCCTGAGGCTGAGCTGACTCTGTTAGCGTTCGCTCTAGCTCGAGGCAGTGTGGCTAAAGTCCTCATCTCTCTGTCTGGTATCTGTGAGCATCTGGACTCAGAATACAGAGCTTCCTCACTGCTGGCCTCTATGGCATCGGTCCGGTTAAGACTCCTCTACCGTAACG gtaaACCCCTCCAGCTCCATCTGCAGGCATGCGATGTGAAGAGTAAAGAAGAAAAGTCTGGCCCTGAAAACATGCTGACGGAGCCCAACACTGGAGATG GTTTTCTAACAGAGAATGGAAAGAGGAAAGCCAGTGTGATTCTGTCCACTGAAAACCAGAGCTGCTTTCAGGTCACACAGATCAAGATAAAA GTGCGTAAAGGAGCCATTGGTGCTAAATGTGGCTTGGTGTTTGCCTACAATGACAGTGAGCCATTTGATGCCGATAAACACTTTAAAAGATTCAAAAAGTTTGACAGCTGGGACTACAAAGACTATAAAGAATTTGTCCAAGACAG CACGAGGATACCGGACACCAGTGAGGAGGAGCCCATTGGCTGGTTTGAGGTGGAGGAGGACTGGAACGACGTGGAGATCAAGCTGCAACAATGCAGAGTGTCAAAA TTTCTGATGGTGAAGTTCCTGTGTGCTAGGCAGGACACAGCAGAGCGGTTGGGGGTTCAGCAGATGAGTTTCAGTGGTTATTTGTGTCCAGACTCTGAGCGGATAGAGGATGTGGAGGATCTGAGTTTTCAGGCCGAGGGGAGCGTCTCAGGCCTGGTTACGGGGCTCACACTCATGAAGAAAACCCTTTATTTCATCCAGCAGCTCACAAGAGATATG GATGTGTCTCTGTCCAAGCAGAAGTCTCTGCTGGACTTCAGTGACCTCAGCCTGCTGCTGTTCTGGGACTTTTACCGCAAACTCAAATCAAT TGAGGGAGAGGAGGCTGTAAAGACACGAGTTCTCCTGCTTCAGCTGCTCCAGAACTGCTTCCCAATGCTGCCCAGCCTGACAGAGTCCCAGCCGTTAGACATCACAGCCTCAGCGTCAGCATCACCCTCAGCCAGCACAGACGTGGACCCTGCAGAAGCTGTCGGAGAGCTCTACAGTCACTTGTGTCAAG TGGTGGACGGGCCCGAAGTAGAGACTGCAGTGGAGACAGCTCTGAGAAAAGAAGCTGTGAAAGCCATTCTCAATGGAGCCGCCATCTTCTACCCTAACAAACAGAGCCGGAGGGATAAACTCTTCCACATGATG CAAAACATAACTGATGAAAATCAACCAGAGTctgtaaaactgacatttgaGTCTCTCTGCAGTTACTTCAG CGATCAGGACCCGAAAGGTCTTCTTATGCTGCCCCCTAAAGGAGCCCCGTCTGATTTTGACATCTCGCCTATCCTGACCGTCATGGACACACTGCTCATTGTGGCCACTAGAGAG TGTGAGGTGTTGATGTTGGATTCCAGAGGAGGGTCTATTTGGAGGGTCCTGCTGTCTCTGTTCTGGGCACTACAGGGCAGCCTGCTGTCCTGGTGTTTCCTGCAGCTTAAAGCAGGAACGGCCACCTCTGCTGATCTGGCCAGGGAAATTCTGCTTAAAT ATGTGGAACAGTTCCTGTCAGGTACCAGAGACATACTGAGTCCTCTTATTAAGCGTTTCACCGGAGCTGAGATCATGGAGAAACTCAGTGGATCTATCCTTGCCATGGCAACAAGACAGCTG ACAATCTTCCTGCTGGAGCTGTGCGCTCTGGATATTCCTCACTGTGTGCTGCTCAAAAGATTCTACCCTCTGGCAGACATGCTCAAGAAGCTGTCAAGTGATACAGAGGATATCTTTTCCAAG GGAGATATGGAGGGCTGTCAGCAGACTCAGCAGCCTGTTGTATTAAGGACGTGGCAAATGGAGTCGCCTCATAACTATGAGAACAGCAGACACGAGACCACTGTTTTTGTCTGTCCTGGTGCCACATCCTTTGAGGTGGAGTTTGATGAACGCTGTGAAACAGAGAAAAG gtatGACTATCTGGAATTCACTGATGCTAGGGGAGGGAAAGTGCGATATGATATGAAGGTTGGAACGGAGAAATGGCCAAAG aAAGTGACATTTAAAGCAGGTCCCCAGCTGCAGTTTCTGTTTCATTCAGACAGCAGTAATAACGAATGGGGTTACAAGTTCACAGTGACGGCGTACGGCCTGCCAGATGTCACTGTGTCCTGGACCTCAGACCTGCAGCTCCTCGTGTCCAGGCTGATGGGCCGTCTGGCCTCCCGCACCATGGCTTTGAAATCACCTTACG GGATCCGTGGTGTGAAGGAGTTACCTGCAGGCTTGATGAACCATGTCCTGTCCTGTCCTCTATGGAAGCCTGTGTTCAGACATGTATTGAGTGGGCTTCCTGGAGAAAAAGAGTTGGCACTGTCCAGCCCTGACACCGACCAG GAAGAGCCTGCTCCTTGTGGAGATGAATTGGTGGAATTTCTGAAGGAGTTTGCTCGCTGGGATCCTTCCCAGGATTCTTCTGATGGCAGGACAGAGCTCATGAGGACCCTTTTGCTGACCTGCAAGAAGCAGCCAGTCAGGAATGAGATTGCTGGAGGCTCAAAGGTTGACCAGGCTGTGAATGCCACCTGGGCGGCCATGGTGTATCACACACCAGCGCTTCACCACAGTCTTAGGAGCTTTG TTGCAAAAAACGGTCAGAGTGCTCTCAGTGAGGACATTATGCAGGTTTACTCCCTCGCAGATGGCATCAGAACATGGATG TTGGAGATGAAACAACGCTACCTTATGGGTAAAATGAATGGAGTAGAGGAAAAAGACGGAGGTCAGAATGAGGTTACGATGGAGTCACTTG CTGAAATTTGCATCAGTAGAAGTTTGTTCCTCTTTCGATTCAGCCCAAGCGGAGGAATCTCTGCACCTCCGGAACAAGAGCCTTCCAGACCTGAAGATGGTGCCTGTGCTGCTCCTCTTCTCCGATCTGTTTCGACCACAGAAGGAGACTTCCAGCCCAGCCCCTCTCCCTCTATATCCCAGACTCCCGAGGGAGCAGAAGCAGCAGGGGCCGGTCAGAGTGAGCGGACACTGGAACAGGCATTCTCTGCATCAGTGGATGCTGGACCTTCCAGCAGCATAAGTTCTCAGGGTGCCATGGGCTCCTCAGAAAGTCTTCAGTCCCAAACAGGAGAGCCTCTGTCCCCGTTAGTTTTCCCACGTAAAGCACCTTTCAGTCGGGGACGCTTGAGGCTCCTGTCCTTACGATCTATGGAGGAGCCTCGCACAGCACCACCTGTCAAAGAGCGCTTCCCGATCCTCAAACACATCCTCAGCTTTTTGAAGGACATAGTCATTAATGAGACCAG tgttcTTAATACTCTGGCTCTGAAGAAGGCCCAGGCTCTGAGTGTGTGTGATGTGCTGGAGCTCGTGCAGCAGTGTATACTCACCCTGGGGAAACCGCACCTCTTCCAGGCACCCTGTATTTTGTTTCTCCAGGAACTCTTGGCCTGTCAGAAAGATTTCACCAA TTACTTTTCACAGTTGGCAGGCAGCGGGCAGAAGATGAGGGAGCTGGTCAGGCACTTTTATCATCAGCTGGTTCTTATGCTAGTAGAGGCTGTGCAGGGCTTTAGCGCACTGAACGAGAA GGTCCTGCTGCCTGCCCTCTCATGTGTGCAGACATGTCTGTTGCATTTGCTGGATATGAGCTGGGAAGCAGAAGATTTATCGCTGTTTCTGGACATCAAACTGCCTGATCTTCTGCTCACCATGTCACAGGAAAACATCAGCGTACATGACATTGCCATTAG TCAGTGGACGGAGGAGGATGAGATCGCTGACTACGAGAGGAACtgtgaatggatggatgagtgtTTGGACGGCATGTTTGAGAAATGGTTTGACAAGATCAGCCAGGCCTCAGTAGAGGACAAGAGAAAG ATGCACATGTTCATTGCACGCTACTGTGATCTGCTGAATGTGGAGATTTCGTGTGACGGCTGCGAGCGGATCGCACCGTGGCATCGCTACCGGTGCCTGCAGTGCACAGACATGGACCTATGCAAGACCTGCTTCCTCA GTGGTGCTAAACCAGAAGGTCATGAGGATGACCATGAGATGGTCAACATGGAGTATGCTTGTGACCACTGCCAGGGCCTTATTGTGGGCAGCAGGATTAACTGTAATGTCTGTGAGGACTTTGATCTATGCTTTGGCTGCTACAATGCCAAAAAATACCCAGACAG CCATCTGCCCACCCACCGTATCACAGTGTACCCAATGGTCACCATCCGCATCAGTGACCGCCACAGACTCATCCAGCCCTACATACATAACTACTCCTGGCTTCTTTTTGCTGCGCTCGCCCTGTTCACCTCAGAGCTGGTCAGTGAGAGAGCACAGGATGGAGAGCCCCTGGATGATGTCACCCTCGGTTATGCCAGTGCTCTACAGACCCGCTGCTCTGACATCATCAATGAGTGCCTGCTGAAGGGACAGACTGGGAAAG GTTTACGAGCCTCTGCCCTGCTGTCCCTGCTTTCTTCGAATGAATCGGCCACAGAGAGTGAACTGTGTCCTGCGACGGCTGGTTCTTCTCAGGACATCAGCAGCACAGATACCTCCTCACTGCCTAGCAGCACTACAGCTATCTGCTCCCCTCTGCTACCTAGAGACAGA AAGCCCCAAAAGGAGGAGCCAGATGCAGAAGGTGAtagaaggaggaggaggaagctgGTCTCTCAAGATACATCAGACTCATCTAGCGCAAGTCAGACACCTTCTGTGTCTAGTGAGGACACACTGTCCCCTGGAGTCAGAG AGTCAAGTGGAGAGACTATCACATCTCCTATCTCAGAAAACTTGCACGCATATAAAGACCAGGAGGAAAAAACAGCCCGGGGGCCGCTACAGGAACATGTGTTTGCTGAATGCTCCAGAGAGAGAATTCTGGGATTGTTGGCAGCCATGTTACCTGCAACCAAACCG GGCAGCCCGGTTTCTTTGTCCAGCTTGAGTCCCATCCTGCCACTGCTGTTCAGAGTGGTCATCTCGAATGCCGGCTGTCTCAATGAAACATACCACCTGACACTAGGTCTTCTGGGACAGCTTCTGTTAAGGATCGCTCCTGCGGAGGCTGATGCAGCTGTGGCAGAGGCACTGACAGACAAATTTGAGCTACTTGCTCTCGGAGATGGAGCAGCACTTGATGTTCCTGGCTGGAAGACCACTCAACTGCTCTTCAGTCTGGGAGCAGTGTGTCTGGACAG TCGTATCGGTCTGGATTGGGCATGTTCAGTGGCGGACATCTTGCGGAACCTGAATGTTTCTTCACAGTGGTGTGCTGTTGTGGCAGCTTTCACTGATCACTGCATCCAGCAGTTACCACAGCAACTTAAGAGAACCAACCTCTTCACTTTGCTGGTGCTCGTGGGATTCCCTGAG GTGCTGTGTATGGGGACTCAGGCTGTGTTCATTGACAATGCCAACGAACAACACAACATGATTCTGCTCAAACACTTCACTGAGAAGAACAGAGCTGCTGTGGTGGACGTGAAGACTCGTAAGAGGAGAACAG TGAAAGACTACCAGTTAGTCCAGGCGCATGAGAGCAGCTGCAGGAATGATGTGGAGTCTCATGAGGGACAGGCAGTGTCCCTAACCTCTGCCCACCTGAGCCGCTACCTGAAGAACTTCACCTCTATTGTGAGTCACCTGCTGCAGGTCGGGGTGGAGAGCAGCGCCCAAGATGCTGTGGAGGCCACCTGGGTGCTCTCTCTCGCTCTTAAAGGACTCTATAATACTCTAAAG AAACACGGTGTGGATCAAGCCCAGGAGGCCATCCAAGGCTCCGGCCTGATGCAGCTCCTGGTCCGTAAGTGCAGCAAGGGCACAGGCTTCAGCAAGATGTGGCTTTTGCGAGACCTAGAGATCCTCTCCATCATGCTTTATTCCTCCAAACGAGAGATCCACTCCATGGCGGAGGACGCAGACACTGAGACAGATGgagaaaaggagagagagaaagagcatgACTCTGATCATTCCAGCTGCTGCGCTGATGATGCTGATCCAAACAGACCGGATCCACTGGAAGGACTGGATGAAGAGACAAAGATATGTTTCCAG ATTACCCATGATGCTCTTAATGCCCCACTGCACATCTTGAGAGCCATGTATGAGCTTCAGATGAAGAGGACAGACTCTTTCTTCCTTGAGGTGCAGAAAAG GTTTGACggtgatgctataaaaacagatGAGACAATTCGTACGCTGGCACAGAAGTGGCAACCATCTAAAAGACCTCGTTCTGAGGAAAGAAGCACCAAGGCTGTAGATACTGATATTATCATCGTGCCCTGTGTG TCTAAACCCACCCGTTGTGAACGAGCCACAGAAGAAACGAATGTCATCACGCAGAAACTCATCACCAACACCGAGAGCGACCTGCAGCTGAGTTACGCCAAACAGCGGCGGACCAAAAGCTCAGCTCTGTTGCATAAAGAGTTGGACGCCCGCAGTAACAAGGCAGTGCGACAGTACCTTTTCAAGGTGAACGAGGCCATTGCTATTCTGTACGCGCGTCATGTGTTGGCGACGCTGCTGGCCAACTGGCCCTCTGACACTCCCATCAGAGAGGAAGACCTTGAGCTGAGTGGAGCTTCTCACATGGCCTACATACTGGACATGCTCATGCAACTAGAGGAGAGACCGATGTGGGAGAAG ATCTTGCAGAAGGTTCTGAGGGGCTGCAGCCAGAGCATGCTGGGTAATCTGTCACTGACAGCATGTCAGTTTATGGAGGAGCCTGGGATGGCCGTGCAGGTCCGTGAGTCCAAGCATCCCTATGACAACAACACTAACTTTGAG GATAAGGTGCACATCCCTGGAGCGATCTTCCTGTCTGTGAAGTTCGACTCACGCTGTCACACAGAGGAAGGATGTGACGAGCTCCTTATGGCCAGCAGTAGTGACTTCCTTCAGGACCTGCACACTTTCAGTGGTTCTCACCAGAAATGGACGGACTTTGAGATTCCTG GGGACACTCTCTACTACAGGTTTATATCAGATATGAGTAACACGGAATGGGGCTACAAGTTCACTGTGACCGGTGGCCATCGAGGGCGGTTCCAGACTG GTTTTGAGATCCTGAAGCAGATGCTGGCAGATGAACAAGCCCTCACTCACCTCCCGCTGGCTGACATCTGGGAGTGGCAGGTGGGCGTGGCTTGTCGGCAAACAGGAAACCAGAGGCTGAAAGCCATTCACCTGCTGCTGCGGCTCCTGCAGTGTCCGTCTCAATG GGGTTGTGACCTTACACTTCTGCGGCCACTGTGGCAGCTCTTCACTACTATGGAAAGTGGTTTGAGTCAGGACCCCACCAGCATCACGGTCCTCCTTCCTCTCCATCGCGCTCTCACCGAGCTCTTTTTCATCGCTGAAGCAAAGGCCATG